One Sphaerisporangium krabiense DNA segment encodes these proteins:
- a CDS encoding ABC transporter ATP-binding protein produces the protein MSEAAPSGTTAPGPPAARLIRRLLPRRRHLVPVVALAVAGVAPAVVGPAILGRATDIIFSGLVGRTLPAGTPLDQVVAQVRADGNGNLADLLARMNPVPGAGIDFGRLGPVLLLALALFAGAAALNMAQALLLNGMVHRTVGRLRADVEAKINRLPLPYFDDQPRGELLSRVSNDIDNIAQSLQQTLSQMLTAVLTVIGVLTMMFVVSPLLAFVSLVTVPLSVVLAKRIATRAQPRFAAQWASVGAVNALIEEAITGHELVKVFGRRREVQAAFAAKNDELFRASSDAQVMSGVIVPSMMFIGNLGYVAIAVAGALRVASGAMTLGDVQAFIQYTGQFTSPLSQVASMANLLQSCVASAARVFALLDAPDQSPDPPAPVPLGPVRGRVEFHGVSFRYRPDKPLLTDLSLVAEPGRTVAIVGPTGAGKTTLVNLLMRFYEVESGRVTLDGIDISTLRRDTLRGRIGMVLQDTWLFGGTIWDNIAYGRPEATGEQILAAAEAAFVDRFAHGLPQGYDTVVDGEGGTISSGERQLVTIARAFLADPAVLILDEATSSVDTRTEVLVRKAMASLRAGRTSFVIAHRLSTIVDADLIVVMEDGRIVEQGDHTRLIAARGAYHRLYEAQFRKAAEDSGVPGDAGPPDRGGPAPRAVRT, from the coding sequence ATGAGCGAGGCCGCGCCGAGCGGAACGACGGCGCCCGGGCCGCCCGCCGCACGGCTGATCCGCAGGCTGCTGCCGCGGCGGCGCCACCTGGTGCCGGTCGTCGCGCTGGCGGTGGCCGGCGTGGCGCCGGCCGTCGTCGGCCCGGCGATCCTCGGGCGGGCCACGGACATCATCTTCTCCGGGCTGGTGGGCAGGACTCTGCCTGCGGGGACGCCCCTGGACCAGGTCGTCGCCCAGGTCCGCGCGGACGGGAACGGCAACCTCGCCGACCTGCTGGCGCGCATGAACCCGGTGCCCGGCGCGGGCATCGACTTCGGCCGGCTGGGGCCGGTGCTGCTGCTGGCCCTCGCGCTGTTCGCGGGCGCGGCGGCGCTGAACATGGCGCAGGCCCTGTTGCTCAACGGCATGGTCCACCGCACGGTCGGCCGGCTGCGCGCCGACGTCGAGGCGAAGATCAACCGGCTGCCCCTGCCGTACTTCGACGACCAGCCGCGCGGTGAGCTGCTCAGCAGGGTCTCCAACGACATCGACAACATCGCCCAGAGCCTGCAGCAGACGCTGAGCCAGATGCTCACCGCCGTGCTCACGGTGATCGGCGTGCTGACCATGATGTTCGTCGTGTCACCGCTGCTGGCGTTCGTCTCGCTGGTGACGGTGCCGCTGTCGGTGGTGCTCGCCAAGCGGATCGCGACGCGGGCGCAGCCGCGCTTCGCCGCCCAGTGGGCGAGCGTCGGGGCGGTCAACGCGCTCATCGAGGAGGCGATCACCGGGCACGAACTGGTCAAGGTCTTCGGCCGCCGCCGTGAGGTCCAGGCGGCGTTCGCGGCGAAGAACGACGAGCTGTTCCGGGCGAGCTCCGACGCCCAGGTCATGTCCGGCGTGATCGTGCCGTCGATGATGTTCATCGGCAACCTGGGGTACGTGGCGATCGCCGTGGCCGGCGCTCTGCGGGTCGCGTCGGGCGCGATGACGCTGGGCGACGTGCAGGCGTTCATCCAGTACACCGGGCAGTTCACCTCGCCGCTGTCCCAGGTGGCGTCGATGGCGAACCTGCTGCAGTCCTGCGTGGCCTCGGCCGCCCGGGTGTTCGCCCTGCTCGACGCGCCCGACCAGAGCCCCGATCCACCGGCGCCCGTCCCGCTCGGCCCGGTCAGGGGGCGGGTCGAGTTCCACGGGGTGTCCTTCCGGTACCGGCCGGACAAGCCGCTGCTGACGGACCTGTCCCTGGTGGCGGAACCAGGGCGGACGGTGGCGATCGTCGGCCCGACCGGCGCCGGGAAGACCACCCTGGTCAACCTGCTCATGCGCTTCTACGAGGTGGAGTCGGGACGCGTCACCCTCGACGGGATCGACATCTCCACGCTGCGGCGGGACACCCTGCGCGGCAGGATCGGGATGGTGCTTCAGGACACCTGGTTGTTCGGCGGCACGATCTGGGACAACATCGCCTACGGGCGGCCGGAGGCGACCGGGGAGCAGATCCTCGCCGCCGCCGAGGCCGCCTTCGTCGACCGGTTCGCCCATGGCCTGCCCCAGGGATACGACACCGTCGTCGACGGCGAGGGCGGCACGATCAGTTCCGGCGAGCGGCAACTGGTCACGATCGCCCGTGCCTTCCTGGCCGATCCGGCGGTGCTGATCCTGGACGAGGCGACCAGTTCGGTGGACACCCGGACCGAGGTGCTCGTGCGCAAGGCCATGGCGTCGCTGCGGGCGGGCAGGACGAGCTTCGTGATCGCCCACCGGCTGTCCACGATCGTCGACGCCGACCTGATCGTGGTGATGGAGGACGGGCGGATCGTCGAACAGGGCGATCACACCCGCCTGATCGCGGCCCGCGGGGCGTACCACCGGCTGTACGAGGCGCAGTTCCGCAAGGCCGCCGAGGATTCCGGGGTCCCCGGTGACGCCGGGCCGCCCGATCGCGGCGGCCCGGCGCCGCGCGCCGTGCGGACCTAG
- a CDS encoding ABC transporter permease, whose amino-acid sequence MIPGALTRPSRARPAGPVLAGAVLVVLAVAVAFPGLLTGRDPVVTDLTAALSPPGAGHPFGTDELGRDVLARVVYGARTSLLIGIGATVLGALGGTVIGLVAAAGGRRVDQALMRILDVALAVPELLLALVIVAFTGTGTANVLVAVGVAAVPNYARVVRGQALVAVRSGYAEAAVGLGTPWPVIVLRHVLPNVAGPSLLLATTGTGTSIISGSALSFLGLGPEPPAVEWGVMLADGRENLAVAWWPGVFPGVAVVAVVMSVTVVGRWLQARAEGRTA is encoded by the coding sequence GTGATCCCCGGCGCGCTCACCCGCCCCTCCCGGGCGCGACCGGCCGGGCCCGTGCTCGCCGGGGCCGTGCTGGTGGTCCTCGCCGTGGCCGTCGCGTTCCCCGGGCTGCTGACCGGCCGGGACCCGGTCGTCACGGACCTGACGGCGGCCCTGAGCCCCCCGGGCGCCGGCCACCCGTTCGGCACCGACGAACTCGGCAGGGACGTGCTGGCGCGCGTGGTGTACGGCGCGCGCACCTCGCTGCTCATCGGGATCGGCGCCACCGTGCTCGGCGCGCTCGGCGGCACGGTGATCGGGCTCGTGGCCGCCGCCGGGGGCCGCCGGGTGGACCAGGCCCTCATGCGGATCCTGGACGTGGCGCTCGCCGTCCCCGAGCTGCTGCTCGCCCTGGTCATCGTCGCCTTCACCGGGACCGGCACCGCCAACGTGCTGGTCGCCGTGGGAGTGGCCGCCGTGCCGAACTACGCGCGGGTGGTGCGCGGGCAGGCGCTGGTGGCCGTCAGGTCCGGATACGCGGAGGCGGCGGTCGGGCTCGGCACGCCGTGGCCCGTGATCGTGCTGCGGCACGTCCTGCCCAACGTCGCCGGGCCGTCGCTGCTGCTCGCCACCACCGGCACGGGCACGTCCATCATCTCCGGGTCCGCGCTGAGCTTCCTCGGCCTCGGACCCGAGCCTCCGGCGGTCGAGTGGGGCGTGATGCTCGCCGACGGGCGCGAGAACCTGGCGGTCGCCTGGTGGCCGGGGGTCTTCCCCGGGGTGGCCGTCGTCGCCGTGGTCATGTCCGTGACCGTCGTGGGCCGGTGGCTCCAAGCGCGGGCCGAGGGAAGGACCGCATGA
- a CDS encoding dipeptide ABC transporter ATP-binding protein: protein MIRVEGLVVRFGDVAAVRGVDLTVGPGECLALIGESGSGKSTIARALLGLAGAEASVAARRLEIGGRDARDFDERAWRAVRGRLVGFVAQDALGSLDPLRRVRDEIAEPMLIHRTAPAGEIGARVVDLLGRVGVPEPRVRAAQYPHELSGGLRQRALIASALAAEPGVLIADEPTTALDVTVQARILDLLADARRAGTGLLLISHDPAVVARLADRVAVLRDGEVVESGPAERVLGAPEHPYTRTLLDAVPRARTAGSPPGSRVVLEATGIGKSYGARAAVRDVSLRLRSGETIGVVGESGSGKSTLARILMGLVRPDAGEVRLDGAPWSALPERRRRPRRGRIQLVHQDPHGSFDPRLTVGRIIAEALPRGPGRRARALELLEMVGLSAGHLDRRPRRLSGGQRQRVAIARALGAGPGVLVCDEPVSALDVSIQAQILDLLAGLRHRLGLAMVFISHDLSVVRGVSDTVMVMKDGRVVEEGPVADVFERPSHPYTRTLLAASPTRASRAHAAPHER, encoded by the coding sequence ATGATCAGGGTCGAGGGTCTCGTCGTCCGCTTCGGAGACGTCGCCGCCGTCCGCGGCGTGGACCTGACGGTGGGGCCGGGCGAATGCCTGGCCCTGATCGGCGAGTCCGGCTCGGGCAAGAGCACCATCGCCCGCGCCCTGCTGGGCCTGGCGGGCGCGGAGGCGAGCGTCGCGGCCCGGCGGCTGGAGATCGGCGGGCGGGACGCGCGGGACTTCGACGAGCGGGCCTGGCGCGCGGTGCGCGGAAGGCTCGTGGGGTTCGTCGCCCAGGACGCGCTCGGCTCCCTGGACCCGCTGCGCCGCGTCCGCGACGAGATCGCCGAGCCGATGCTCATCCATCGCACGGCGCCCGCCGGCGAGATCGGCGCGCGGGTGGTGGACCTGCTCGGCCGGGTCGGCGTCCCGGAGCCGCGGGTCCGCGCCGCCCAGTACCCGCACGAGCTCTCCGGCGGCCTCCGGCAGCGCGCCCTCATCGCCTCCGCGCTGGCCGCGGAACCCGGCGTGCTGATCGCCGACGAGCCCACCACCGCCCTGGACGTCACGGTCCAGGCGCGGATCCTCGACCTGCTCGCCGACGCCCGGCGGGCGGGCACCGGGCTGCTGCTGATCAGCCACGACCCGGCCGTGGTCGCCCGGCTGGCCGACCGCGTCGCCGTGCTCCGCGACGGCGAGGTGGTCGAGAGCGGCCCCGCCGAGCGGGTCCTCGGCGCGCCCGAGCATCCCTACACCCGGACGCTCCTCGACGCCGTCCCCCGCGCCAGGACGGCCGGGTCGCCGCCCGGCTCCCGTGTCGTCCTGGAGGCCACCGGGATCGGCAAGTCCTACGGCGCCCGCGCCGCCGTCCGTGACGTCTCGCTGCGCCTGCGCTCGGGGGAGACGATCGGCGTCGTCGGCGAGTCCGGGTCCGGCAAGAGCACCCTCGCCCGGATCCTCATGGGCCTGGTCAGGCCGGACGCCGGGGAGGTGCGGCTGGACGGCGCGCCGTGGTCCGCCCTGCCGGAACGGCGGCGCCGGCCGCGCCGGGGCCGCATCCAGCTCGTCCACCAGGATCCGCACGGCTCGTTCGACCCGCGGCTGACGGTCGGCCGCATCATCGCCGAGGCCCTGCCCCGTGGTCCGGGGCGGCGCGCCCGCGCCCTCGAACTCCTCGAGATGGTGGGCCTGTCCGCCGGGCACCTCGACCGGCGGCCCCGCCGGCTCTCCGGCGGGCAGCGGCAGCGCGTGGCCATCGCCAGAGCGCTCGGGGCCGGCCCCGGCGTGCTGGTCTGCGACGAGCCGGTCTCGGCCCTGGACGTCTCCATCCAGGCGCAGATCCTGGACCTGCTCGCCGGACTGCGGCACCGGCTCGGCCTCGCCATGGTCTTCATCTCGCACGACCTCTCCGTCGTCCGCGGAGTCAGCGACACGGTCATGGTGATGAAGGACGGCCGGGTCGTCGAAGAAGGCCCCGTGGCGGACGTCTTCGAACGCCCGTCTCACCCGTACACCAGGACCCTGCTGGCCGCCTCGCCCACGCGGGCGTCCCGCGCCCACGCGGCGCCGCACGAGCGCTGA